The proteins below come from a single Candidatus Firestonebacteria bacterium RIFOXYD2_FULL_39_29 genomic window:
- a CDS encoding bifunctional 4-hydroxy-2-oxoglutarate aldolase/2-dehydro-3-deoxy-phosphogluconate aldolase, giving the protein MAKYKRIQVNNAIMESGLVPVFFNKDLEVAKKVAKAVAEGGSKVLEFTNRGEFAYQIFGELVKYCEKEIPGLILGVGSVGDPYTASLFINNGANFIVGPMLNTEVAKICNRKKIPYSPGCGTATEIANAEEMGVEICKIFPGAEVGGPGFVKNLLGPMPWSSIMPTGGVEGTKESIDKWFKAGVVAVGMGSNLISKDVLEKQDWETLAKTTAKILSWIREAKGVPVFTGIEHLGLYPSAKADGKKVTDFYAEMFGFKAKEGNSSFFVSSSGAGRIEVMKDPVSDKIHVAVKVSDFELACKILTDKGIELEEPKVKSDVKAVFLKKTDPLGNKIHLLWTK; this is encoded by the coding sequence ATGGCTAAGTATAAAAGAATACAGGTGAATAATGCGATAATGGAAAGCGGGCTTGTTCCGGTGTTTTTTAACAAGGATTTGGAGGTTGCCAAGAAGGTTGCGAAAGCCGTGGCGGAAGGTGGTTCTAAGGTCCTGGAGTTTACCAACCGCGGGGAGTTTGCCTACCAGATATTCGGCGAGCTTGTAAAATACTGTGAAAAAGAAATTCCGGGGCTAATCCTCGGTGTCGGTTCAGTCGGGGACCCTTACACAGCTTCACTCTTTATCAATAACGGTGCGAATTTTATCGTCGGCCCCATGCTAAATACTGAAGTTGCGAAGATATGTAACAGAAAAAAAATACCTTATTCTCCGGGGTGCGGTACGGCAACGGAAATAGCTAACGCCGAAGAAATGGGTGTGGAGATCTGCAAGATCTTCCCCGGCGCGGAAGTAGGCGGTCCGGGCTTTGTTAAAAACCTCCTTGGGCCTATGCCGTGGAGCTCGATTATGCCGACAGGCGGAGTCGAAGGGACAAAAGAATCCATTGATAAATGGTTTAAAGCCGGAGTAGTCGCCGTCGGAATGGGTTCAAACTTGATCTCAAAAGATGTTCTGGAAAAACAGGACTGGGAAACGCTTGCTAAAACAACGGCAAAGATCCTTTCCTGGATAAGGGAAGCAAAAGGCGTTCCGGTGTTTACCGGTATTGAACATCTGGGTTTATATCCCAGCGCTAAAGCAGACGGAAAAAAAGTGACTGATTTTTACGCCGAGATGTTTGGTTTTAAAGCTAAAGAGGGCAACTCCTCTTTCTTTGTATCCTCGAGCGGAGCAGGCAGGATAGAGGTAATGAAGGACCCGGTCAGTGATAAGATCCATGTCGCGGTCAAGGTTTCCGATTTCGAACTTGCCTGTAAAATTCTTACAGACAAAGGTATCGAACTTGAAGAGCCGAAGGTTAAAAGCGACGTAAAAGCGGTCTTTCTTAAAAAGACGGATCCGCTAGGGAATAAGATCCATCTGCTTTGGACAAAGTAG
- a CDS encoding 2-dehydro-3-deoxygluconokinase, which translates to MVKKVVTFGEIMLRLCPPGYLRFSQARSFDVVFGGGEANVAASLANFKIPVDFVTRIPKNDIGEACLSFIRSYGIGTEHIVRGGDRLGIYFLENGAMQRGSKVVYDRANSGLATIEKGMIDWDKALENGDWFHWTGITPAVSQGAAEACLEGVKKAKEKGLTVSCDLNYRAKLWKWGKKAGEVMPEFLKYCDVALGNEEDAEKVFGIKAPESDVSSGKVEAEQYRFVVEELKKKFPNLKKIIITLRGSVSASHNSWSGLLYDGSKIYIAPVYQITHIVDRVGGGDSFMGGLIYGLRTYGEDLQKALNFAVAASCLKHSILGDFNIVTVAEVEGIMKGSTSGRVSR; encoded by the coding sequence ATGGTTAAGAAAGTTGTAACATTCGGTGAAATAATGCTCAGGCTCTGCCCTCCGGGGTATTTGAGGTTCAGCCAGGCAAGGTCTTTTGACGTGGTTTTCGGGGGAGGAGAGGCCAATGTGGCGGCGTCTCTGGCAAATTTTAAGATCCCTGTGGATTTTGTAACCAGAATACCAAAAAATGATATAGGCGAAGCCTGCCTCTCTTTTATCAGGAGCTATGGAATAGGTACAGAACATATAGTAAGAGGCGGCGACCGTCTGGGGATATATTTCCTGGAAAACGGCGCGATGCAGAGGGGAAGTAAGGTGGTATATGACCGGGCTAACTCCGGTCTGGCTACTATAGAAAAAGGGATGATAGATTGGGATAAAGCGCTGGAAAATGGAGACTGGTTCCATTGGACCGGAATAACTCCAGCAGTCAGCCAGGGCGCGGCTGAGGCTTGTCTGGAAGGGGTTAAAAAGGCAAAAGAGAAAGGTCTTACTGTTTCCTGCGATCTGAATTACAGGGCTAAACTCTGGAAATGGGGCAAAAAAGCAGGAGAAGTCATGCCTGAGTTCCTGAAATACTGCGATGTAGCTCTCGGCAATGAAGAGGATGCGGAGAAAGTTTTCGGGATAAAAGCTCCGGAGTCGGATGTTTCCTCAGGCAAAGTCGAAGCCGAACAGTATAGATTCGTAGTGGAAGAGCTTAAAAAGAAATTCCCCAATTTAAAAAAGATAATCATAACTTTGCGGGGCAGTGTAAGCGCCAGCCATAACAGCTGGTCGGGACTTCTTTATGACGGCAGTAAAATATATATTGCACCTGTTTACCAGATCACTCATATAGTGGACCGGGTCGGAGGCGGGGATTCTTTCATGGGCGGCCTGATCTACGGGCTTAGAACTTACGGCGAGGACTTGCAGAAGGCTCTTAATTTTGCCGTTGCCGCTTCCTGTCTCAAACATAGCATACTCGGGGATTTTAATATAGTAACTGTAGCAGAGGTGGAAGGTATTATGAAAGGTTCGACGTCGGGACGCGTTTCGAGGTAG